TCGGCAGGCTGCGGGCCGCTCCCCACCACCACGCCGTGGCGGGTGCGGATCTCCACCACGCCCTCCGTGGCCAGGCGGCGGTACGCGGCCGAGACGTAGCGGTGGTCGTGGCCCGTGTGCCGCGTCACCTCGCGGATGCTGGGCAGGCGGTCGCCCGGGCGCAGGTGGCCCAGGTACACGCCGGCGGCGATCCCCTGCCGCAGCGCCTCCATCAGGTCGCCGCCCTTGGAAACCGACAGCAGCACCCGACGCGCCTCGGCCTCGCTCCACGAGGCGCGCCCCCCTGGCGCCGGCTGCGCCGCCTGCGCCTCGAGCGCGCCGGCGGCCGGCACGATCTCCTCGTCCGCCCCACCCTCCAGCGCCAGGTGAAGCACCGTGCCGCGGGACGTTCCCGCCGCACCCGCCAACGGCGACACCTTCACCTCCAGGTCCAGCTCGGCGCCGTCCTTCGTCCGGGCCCGCACCGGCACCCGGGCCGCCTCGCCGCCGGTCTTCTGCGCCGCCACGCGGTCGATCACCCGCTCGGCGAACTCGTCGAAGGCGGGCACGCGGGCGCCGGCCACCTCGGCCTCCGTCCATCCCAGCAGGCTCTCGGCGGCGGGGGTCCACAGCATCACGGTGCCGTCCACGTCCAGCAGCACCGTCGCGCGGTCGGAAGCGTTCAGGGCCAGCTTCAGCGTTTCCACCGCCTCGGTGCGCGACTCGTCGGCCGCGCGGCGCGACGTGACGTCGCGAAGCGTCCAGTGCAGCCCGGCCGCCGCGGTGCGCGGGGCAAAGGGCGCCACGCGCGCCTCTACCCAGCGCGGCGCCTGGCCGCGCGACGCGATCAGCAGCTCCCACTCCATCGGCTCGCCCGACTTGCCGGCCCGGTCCAGCCGCATGCGGAACTCGCGGCGCTGGTCGTCGGGAACGAACACCGCCAGCGGCTTGCCGCGCAGGTGCTCGGGGCGCACGCCGAACAGCACGCTGGCGGCGCGGTTCACGTCACGGATCAGCCCGCCCAGGTCCGTCGCCAGCATGCACTCGGCCGCGCCCTCGAACAGGTCGCGGTTCCACTCGCTGGTGGATTCGGCCGCCTGCCACGCCTCGGCGAGCAGCCCCTGGTGCTGCCGAAGCTCCTCTTCGGTAACGCGCAGCTCCTCGATGGCGCACTCCAGCTCGCCCAGCGACTCCAGCAGGAGCGTTTCACGCGGCTGGGGACCGCCGGCCTCGATGCGCAGCTGCGAAAAGCGCGGAAGCAGCGAGTCGGCCAGCAGCGGGTTCGAATGATGATCGGGCATCCGATTTCAATCCTGGAAGGAGCACGGGAAAGGACTCGAAGCCGGCGGCGTCCGCCGATCGCTCGCGACAAGTGCACGAAGTGATCGCGGGACCTGTGCCGGATAATACGTGCCATCGGAGCCATGTGCACTACTCGCGCCGCACGCCATGGCCGAAAACGACGGGAAACACGCAAGATCGCCGCACGCCCCGTGGCGTGCGGCGATGGTTGCGGGTACCTGGCCGAAGAGGCGCAAGCGTTATGCGGAGGCCGCGGCGGAAACCACGGATTCGTCGCCGCGGCGTGCCACCGAGCCGTCCGTCGTCGGAGAAATCTTCAGGTGGCGCATGGCGTCCATGCGCGCGTGCAGCTCGCGGCGGCGAGCCTCCAGCGCCATCGAGCGCTCGTAGATCCGCTGCGCGCGCGCCTCGGCGGCGGCGCGCATGGCGGCCAGTCGGTCGAAGATGAGATTGTCCATGAGGCCGCGTGAAGGACCGTATCCGGGCCGCCGGGAGGGGCGGCCTGGCAACCAGAAGTTTGGCTGGCGCATCGTATCGCGCTGCATATCAACTGGTTACAGTTTACGGCAACCGCGGGGGAGGGGGTATCGGGAGGAGGGGAACACGCGTCGGTAAATTCCCTGACACGTCCAAACGGCAGACGATCAGCCGTCGGAAAGCCAGCCCTGCTGAAGGGCGTAGCGCACCATCTCGGTACGGCTGCGCAGGCCCAGCTTGTCGGTGAGGCGGGCCTTGTAGGTTTCCACCGTCTTGGTGCTGATTTCCAGCTCGGCCGCGATCTGCTTGTTGCTCTGGCCCCAGGCGATGCGGCGCAGCACCTCTTCCTCCCGCCCGCTCAGGGCCTCGGGCGAGGGCACGTCACGGGTGCCGCGGGCCGGTGAGGTCGTACGGAGCATGCGGCCGGCGAGCGTGGGATCCACATACGTGCCCCCCGCCGCCACCACGCGGATGGCGCGCACCAGCTCGTCGGCGGCGGCGCGCTTCAGCACGTAGCCCGCGGCGCCCGCCTCCAGCATGCGCGTCAGGTGGGCGCGGTCGTCGTGCATGGTCAGCGCCAAAATTCGTACGGCGGGGCACTCGCGCGCCAGCTTTTCCGCGGCTTCGAGGCCGCCCATGTCGGGCATGGACACGTCCAGCACCGCCACGTCGGGCTGAAGCTCGCAGGCCATGCGGAACGCCTCGACCCCGTTGCGCGCCTCGCCCACCACCTGCATTCCCTCGCTGCCGTCCAGGAGCGACCGCAGGCCGGCGCGCACCACCTCGTGGTCATCGGCCAGCAGTATGCGCACCATGTCCATCACGTCATGTCAGTTTCGGGGGGGGGGAGGCC
This window of the Longimicrobium sp. genome carries:
- a CDS encoding PAS domain S-box protein yields the protein MPDHHSNPLLADSLLPRFSQLRIEAGGPQPRETLLLESLGELECAIEELRVTEEELRQHQGLLAEAWQAAESTSEWNRDLFEGAAECMLATDLGGLIRDVNRAASVLFGVRPEHLRGKPLAVFVPDDQRREFRMRLDRAGKSGEPMEWELLIASRGQAPRWVEARVAPFAPRTAAAGLHWTLRDVTSRRAADESRTEAVETLKLALNASDRATVLLDVDGTVMLWTPAAESLLGWTEAEVAGARVPAFDEFAERVIDRVAAQKTGGEAARVPVRARTKDGAELDLEVKVSPLAGAAGTSRGTVLHLALEGGADEEIVPAAGALEAQAAQPAPGGRASWSEAEARRVLLSVSKGGDLMEALRQGIAAGVYLGHLRPGDRLPSIREVTRHTGHDHRYVSAAYRRLATEGVVEIRTRHGVVVGSGPQPAEAPENETAAWLAGVIGQAAEVQVKVPHLPDLVRKWTAAAAVRCLCVDGTEDGLASLTAELGGQWGFETRRLNAADGPRRDDLLMALREADLVVTTPFHVAAVESAARVAGVPVVVLEASQDFVAAAEERLREGPLTAVVVDPSYGERLRCMAGGERLNVVLADDVAAVEALDPAEPVLLTRAAQQKVKRSLRLLAPVSPSFSSSRAGDLAAVLIRRNLSALRMGG
- a CDS encoding response regulator transcription factor, with amino-acid sequence MDMVRILLADDHEVVRAGLRSLLDGSEGMQVVGEARNGVEAFRMACELQPDVAVLDVSMPDMGGLEAAEKLARECPAVRILALTMHDDRAHLTRMLEAGAAGYVLKRAAADELVRAIRVVAAGGTYVDPTLAGRMLRTTSPARGTRDVPSPEALSGREEEVLRRIAWGQSNKQIAAELEISTKTVETYKARLTDKLGLRSRTEMVRYALQQGWLSDG